One genomic window of Cupriavidus malaysiensis includes the following:
- a CDS encoding YdcH family protein: protein MDLNLNTLQRQIIELQIEHRDLDYLIDHMSQDPAHDELQLRRLKKRRLKLKDAITLLQLQLEPDVPA, encoded by the coding sequence ATGGATCTGAACCTGAACACCCTGCAGCGGCAGATCATCGAGCTGCAGATCGAGCACCGTGACCTGGACTATCTGATCGACCACATGTCGCAGGACCCGGCCCATGACGAGCTGCAACTGCGGCGCCTGAAGAAGCGCCGCCTCAAGCTCAAGGACGCCATCACCTTGCTGCAGCTGCAGCTCGAACCCGACGTGCCTGCCTGA